The Chloroherpetonaceae bacterium genome window below encodes:
- the tyrS gene encoding tyrosine--tRNA ligase yields the protein MQFPSVNEQMDLIRRNSVEIISEDELVKKIENAIISQKPLKIKLGADPSRPDLHLGHSVVLRKLRDFQDLGHHAILIIGDFTAMIGDPSGKNKTRPQLTSKETKENGKSYFDQASKILLETKTEIRYNSEWLGAMSFEAVIRLASRYTVARMLERDDFEKRYKSGEPISVHELLYPLAQAMDSVELKNDVELGGTDQKFNLLVARDIQREYGITSPQVCVTLPLLEGTDGVQKMSKTLDNYIGFHHTPNEMFQRLINIPDTLMMKYALLTGILTKDEITVLEQRINENPREAKHFLAMRITSFFHSEEDAGREKEIADGKTDSLTIFSLKDDIVVPLIDILINYGKITSKTEARRLIIQGAVSIDGEKVLDVNMLVDLTKPRTFKVGKKIMFAIFRDI from the coding sequence ATGCAGTTTCCTTCTGTCAACGAACAAATGGATTTGATACGGAGAAATTCCGTTGAAATCATTTCTGAAGATGAACTTGTTAAAAAAATCGAAAACGCAATCATCTCACAGAAACCCTTAAAGATTAAACTTGGTGCAGATCCTTCGCGTCCTGATTTGCATTTAGGTCATAGCGTCGTGCTACGAAAACTCAGAGATTTTCAAGATCTTGGACATCACGCAATTTTGATTATCGGAGATTTTACTGCGATGATTGGAGACCCATCAGGAAAAAATAAAACACGCCCCCAATTGACTTCAAAAGAAACCAAAGAAAATGGGAAAAGCTACTTTGATCAAGCCTCAAAAATTCTGTTAGAAACAAAAACTGAAATTCGCTATAACTCCGAATGGCTTGGTGCAATGAGCTTTGAAGCGGTAATTCGACTTGCAAGCCGTTATACCGTTGCTCGTATGCTTGAAAGAGATGATTTTGAAAAGCGATATAAATCCGGAGAGCCAATCTCGGTTCATGAATTGCTTTATCCTTTGGCACAAGCAATGGATTCCGTCGAATTAAAAAATGACGTAGAATTAGGTGGCACTGATCAAAAATTTAATCTTCTTGTTGCGCGTGATATTCAAAGAGAATATGGAATCACCTCCCCACAAGTTTGTGTGACCTTGCCTCTTTTGGAAGGAACGGATGGTGTTCAAAAGATGTCAAAGACTTTGGACAATTATATCGGATTTCACCACACTCCAAATGAAATGTTCCAACGCTTGATTAATATTCCAGATACTCTAATGATGAAGTATGCATTGCTCACCGGTATTCTAACAAAAGATGAAATCACTGTCTTAGAGCAACGCATCAACGAAAACCCAAGAGAAGCAAAGCATTTTTTAGCTATGAGAATCACCAGTTTCTTTCATTCCGAAGAAGATGCAGGTCGTGAAAAAGAGATTGCAGATGGAAAAACAGATTCTTTAACAATATTTTCACTTAAGGATGATATAGTTGTACCCTTAATCGATATTTTGATAAATTATGGTAAGATTACTTCTAAAACTGAAGCAAGAAGATTGATTATTCAAGGTGCAGTTTCCATTGATGGAGAGAAAGTTTTAGATGTAAATATGCTTGTAGACCTTACGAAACCGCGTACCTTTAAGGTCGGTAAAAAAATAATGTTTGCTATTTTTAGAGATATATAA
- a CDS encoding arginine decarboxylase, pyruvoyl-dependent, with protein sequence MSFVPTKIFFTKGVGRHREYLSSFELALRDAKIEKCNLVTVSSIFPTGCKRITVEEGVKLLAPGQITFCVMARNSTNEPNRLIASSIGVALPQDINTQYGYLSEHHPYGETEKKAGDYAEDLAATMLATTLGVEFDSNTAWDEREDIYKMSGKVVKTFNITQSAEGDKNGLWTTVIACGILLP encoded by the coding sequence TTGTCATTCGTTCCAACCAAAATCTTCTTCACAAAGGGTGTCGGCAGGCATCGTGAATATCTTTCATCTTTCGAATTGGCATTACGCGATGCCAAAATTGAAAAGTGTAACCTTGTAACCGTTTCGAGCATCTTTCCAACAGGATGTAAGCGCATTACAGTGGAAGAGGGCGTTAAGTTACTCGCCCCCGGTCAAATTACCTTTTGTGTAATGGCAAGAAATTCAACAAACGAGCCTAACCGTTTAATCGCATCTTCGATTGGTGTTGCTTTACCTCAAGATATCAACACACAATACGGTTACCTTTCTGAGCACCACCCTTATGGAGAAACAGAAAAAAAAGCCGGTGACTATGCAGAAGATTTAGCCGCAACGATGTTAGCTACCACCTTAGGCGTTGAATTTGATTCAAATACCGCTTGGGATGAACGCGAAGATATTTACAAAATGAGCGGCAAAGTTGTCAAAACATTTAACATCACCCAATCAGCGGAAGGTGATAAAAATGGATTGTGGACAACTGTAATAGCGTGCGGTATTTTACTTCCTTAA
- a CDS encoding SDR family NAD(P)-dependent oxidoreductase has product MERTALITGGAGFLGQAVVRSFLRLGYRVIITIRKDEQLNVKSIAELKEGHLRLHTVRVDLTNENETQSVVKDLIQKFGKIDTAVFCVGGFQLGTFLESDINAIESMIQLNFFTAYNVARPVFNEMLGAEFGRIVLIGAKPALEPKSGNFAFGYSLSKSLIVKFADLLNAEGESKNVITSVIVPSILDTPVNRESMPDADYSKWVTPEEVAEVIAITVSDKSFALRDPVIKVYGKS; this is encoded by the coding sequence ATGGAAAGAACAGCCTTAATCACAGGCGGTGCCGGATTTTTGGGTCAAGCTGTTGTTCGCTCTTTTCTGAGATTAGGCTATCGCGTTATCATTACTATTCGTAAAGACGAGCAGCTAAATGTCAAGTCAATTGCAGAATTAAAAGAGGGTCATTTAAGGCTTCATACAGTTCGTGTAGATCTGACAAATGAAAATGAAACACAATCGGTTGTAAAAGATCTCATTCAAAAGTTTGGAAAAATTGATACAGCCGTTTTTTGTGTCGGTGGGTTTCAATTGGGAACTTTTTTAGAAAGCGACATTAATGCTATTGAATCAATGATTCAGTTGAATTTTTTTACAGCCTATAATGTCGCCCGACCTGTGTTTAACGAAATGCTTGGAGCTGAATTCGGAAGAATTGTCTTGATTGGTGCGAAACCGGCCTTAGAGCCTAAATCCGGAAACTTTGCCTTTGGATATTCGCTTTCAAAATCTTTGATAGTGAAATTTGCCGATCTCTTGAATGCCGAGGGAGAATCTAAAAATGTGATCACATCGGTTATTGTGCCAAGTATTCTCGATACACCCGTCAATCGAGAGTCGATGCCTGATGCAGACTATTCAAAGTGGGTAACACCAGAAGAAGTCGCTGAGGTGATTGCAATAACAGTTTCAGATAAGTCTTTTGCCCTTAGGGATCCTGTGATTAAGGTCTATGGAAAATCATAA
- a CDS encoding GatB/YqeY domain-containing protein yields MNLKERVTEDLKNAMKQGDKVKVETLRFIKKELLEKETVQKRTVQGELTPEEEIEALVAMVKRRKDSIEQFKNSGRADLAESELKELVIVESYLPTQMTEDEVKTYLLDVIAKMGVTSQKEAGKVMGFAMKELKGKTEGTIVQKILKELLPAV; encoded by the coding sequence ATGAACTTAAAAGAAAGAGTGACAGAAGACCTGAAAAACGCAATGAAACAAGGCGATAAGGTCAAAGTTGAAACCCTTCGTTTTATTAAAAAGGAACTCTTGGAAAAAGAAACCGTTCAGAAGCGAACCGTACAAGGAGAGTTAACCCCAGAAGAGGAAATCGAGGCTTTAGTTGCGATGGTTAAGCGGCGTAAAGATTCCATCGAACAATTTAAGAATTCCGGCAGAGCAGATTTAGCTGAATCTGAATTAAAAGAATTGGTGATTGTTGAATCGTATCTTCCCACGCAAATGACAGAAGATGAAGTAAAAACTTATTTATTGGATGTAATTGCAAAAATGGGTGTAACCTCTCAGAAGGAAGCCGGAAAAGTAATGGGTTTTGCGATGAAAGAACTGAAAGGGAAAACAGAAGGAACGATCGTTCAAAAAATTCTTAAGGAATTGCTTCCTGCTGTTTAA
- a CDS encoding GNAT family N-acetyltransferase yields MKIYSTRLCLSSISIEDAEDIYNEIVFSRIELQPWLPWVTDSFSLEDEKRFIQESNQKMFENESFTFSIRERTTNQLIGTIGTHPIEWGNQSTAIGYWTSSRFTKKGYATESTLLLLEFLICELKLHRVSATAAKKNIPSNRVIEKLGFRVEGELLQAYKVGNSWQDLVSYAILDWEYKGKRKELRETFLVGEAPKIKFEDF; encoded by the coding sequence ATGAAAATCTATTCAACCCGATTATGCCTTTCTTCCATTTCTATTGAAGACGCAGAAGATATTTATAACGAAATCGTTTTTTCAAGAATTGAACTTCAACCGTGGCTTCCTTGGGTTACAGATAGTTTTTCACTTGAAGACGAAAAAAGGTTCATTCAGGAATCCAATCAAAAGATGTTTGAAAACGAATCGTTTACGTTTTCAATTCGCGAACGAACTACGAATCAACTCATTGGCACTATTGGAACACATCCAATTGAGTGGGGAAATCAAAGCACGGCCATTGGGTATTGGACATCGTCTCGTTTTACAAAAAAAGGGTATGCGACAGAATCCACTTTGCTTCTATTAGAATTCTTAATTTGTGAATTAAAACTCCATCGCGTTTCGGCTACTGCCGCTAAAAAAAATATTCCAAGCAATCGCGTCATTGAAAAGTTGGGATTCAGAGTCGAGGGAGAATTGCTTCAGGCTTATAAAGTAGGGAATTCGTGGCAAGATCTTGTAAGTTACGCCATTCTTGATTGGGAGTACAAAGGCAAAAGAAAAGAACTCAGAGAAACATTTCTCGTAGGTGAAGCCCCAAAAATCAAATTTGAAGATTTTTAA
- a CDS encoding cobalamin B12-binding domain-containing protein, which translates to MMKRKIRVLIAKAGLDGHDRGAKVIASALRDRGMEVIYTGLRQTPEMIVQSALQEDVDAIGISILSGAHMTIFPKIMELMKKEGLNDVLLLGGGIIPDEDSEKLYQIGIGRVFTPGASMSEIVTFIQDWVEKNRAVGVS; encoded by the coding sequence ATGATGAAAAGAAAAATCAGGGTTTTAATCGCAAAAGCAGGGTTAGACGGTCATGACCGAGGAGCGAAAGTAATTGCCTCCGCCTTAAGAGATCGCGGAATGGAAGTTATTTATACCGGACTCAGACAAACGCCGGAAATGATTGTTCAATCAGCTTTACAGGAGGATGTAGATGCCATTGGAATCAGCATTCTTTCGGGAGCTCACATGACCATTTTCCCCAAAATAATGGAACTCATGAAAAAGGAGGGTTTGAATGATGTTTTGCTTTTGGGAGGCGGAATCATCCCTGACGAGGATTCAGAAAAACTTTATCAAATCGGTATCGGGAGGGTTTTTACGCCCGGTGCCTCAATGTCTGAGATTGTAACTTTTATTCAAGATTGGGTTGAGAAAAATCGTGCTGTTGGAGTTTCTTAA
- a CDS encoding type III pantothenate kinase, which yields MLKKVGDFKKNIVAIDLGNTTISLSFFMPHSLEPVLLRKLSTPRIKEHSPELIKELSDFFSSLSSLIKSSAEKNEIWVSSVVPSLNEVIKNFISTFIFDNPSFKGPCFVNSETHLPVKIYYETPHTLGSDRIAFVSFANLEFGGENIICIDAGTAITYDIVTYLNTYLGGLILPGIGTVKSALIQNTAQLPPYEFIKPASIIGNSTRSCLEAGLYHGFKAQTQGIIDMIQSYLQGITGKGSKVIITGGDAINLQPFINESILVQNGVLRGLRLIGEWTKT from the coding sequence ATGCTTAAGAAAGTTGGAGATTTTAAGAAAAATATCGTTGCAATCGATTTAGGAAATACGACGATTTCCCTTTCTTTTTTCATGCCTCATTCTCTTGAACCTGTATTGTTAAGGAAATTATCAACGCCCCGAATCAAAGAACATTCACCAGAGCTAATCAAAGAATTATCCGATTTTTTTTCCTCTCTAAGTAGCCTAATCAAATCGAGTGCCGAGAAAAATGAAATTTGGGTCAGTTCTGTGGTTCCATCATTAAACGAGGTAATAAAGAATTTTATCTCAACTTTCATTTTTGATAATCCATCTTTTAAAGGCCCTTGTTTTGTGAATTCAGAGACACATCTTCCAGTTAAGATTTATTACGAAACGCCTCATACACTTGGTAGCGATAGAATCGCTTTTGTTTCTTTTGCCAACCTTGAATTTGGGGGAGAAAATATCATTTGTATTGATGCCGGAACCGCAATTACTTACGATATTGTTACATATCTCAACACCTATTTAGGGGGGTTGATTTTGCCCGGCATAGGGACTGTTAAGTCGGCACTCATTCAAAATACGGCACAACTTCCGCCCTATGAGTTTATAAAACCGGCATCCATTATTGGGAATTCAACGCGTTCTTGTTTAGAAGCCGGTTTGTATCACGGGTTCAAAGCACAAACTCAAGGAATAATTGACATGATTCAATCTTATTTGCAGGGAATTACGGGAAAAGGGTCAAAAGTTATTATCACCGGTGGAGATGCAATAAATTTGCAACCGTTTATTAATGAAAGTATTTTGGTTCAAAATGGCGTTCTTAGAGGGTTACGATTAATCGGAGAATGGACGAAAACTTAA
- a CDS encoding PspC domain-containing protein, which yields MKKLFRSKSEKMIAGVCGGLASYFSLDPTLVRIALVGVTLLGGSGLIFYLAMWIIVPIESGYREVQ from the coding sequence ATGAAAAAGCTCTTTCGTTCTAAATCTGAGAAGATGATTGCTGGTGTTTGTGGCGGTTTAGCGAGTTACTTTTCGCTTGACCCCACCTTGGTACGCATAGCATTAGTCGGGGTGACCCTATTAGGCGGGTCAGGGCTAATTTTTTATTTAGCGATGTGGATAATTGTTCCAATTGAGAGCGGATACCGGGAGGTTCAATGA
- a CDS encoding PspC domain-containing protein: MKKLYRIREGKVLAGVCTGLGDYFMIDPVLIRVLFIVFTFTGGAGFITYLILWVVMPERDLFLMDIKPVEGQKPISEVKQPFDAAELKENSNFIFGVILVTLGAIFLADNLLPFFSFKDTWPFVLIVAGGLLLWNTLRKKDSANGNNTSGT; this comes from the coding sequence ATGAAAAAGCTGTATCGAATTCGCGAAGGAAAAGTTCTTGCAGGTGTCTGTACCGGCTTGGGCGATTACTTCATGATAGACCCTGTATTAATCAGGGTTCTTTTCATTGTTTTTACTTTTACCGGTGGAGCGGGTTTTATTACTTACTTGATTTTATGGGTAGTAATGCCCGAACGCGATTTATTTCTAATGGATATTAAGCCGGTTGAAGGTCAAAAACCGATTTCAGAAGTGAAACAACCTTTCGATGCGGCTGAACTGAAAGAAAACTCAAATTTTATCTTTGGCGTCATTCTTGTCACGCTCGGAGCAATTTTCCTTGCCGATAATCTTCTTCCCTTTTTCAGCTTCAAAGACACGTGGCCATTTGTGCTTATCGTTGCCGGAGGATTGCTATTGTGGAACACACTAAGAAAAAAAGATTCAGCCAATGGAAATAATACCTCAGGAACTTAA